In a single window of the Dreissena polymorpha isolate Duluth1 chromosome 3, UMN_Dpol_1.0, whole genome shotgun sequence genome:
- the LOC127871886 gene encoding uncharacterized protein LOC127871886 isoform X2, with product MLSQLPFTTPLLLNLLDSVQAEAVITNNTEFVDLLQLIDEEVNDQDLLKTDSTCKGNNNGPKVKVNAENVVSKEPPKASAWHLTLTHRVPKNNPVLIRRRYRNKPLTNEERKHRQRKDRFTKPNASERKSQRSRKQVQRYQCL from the exons ATGCTAAGCCAGTTGCCATTCACAACACCATTACTGCTAAACCTGCTGGACAGTGTTCAAGCTGAAGCTGTCATTACAAACAATACAGAGTTTGTAGATCTACTGCAACTTATAG ATGAGGAAGTAAACGATCAAGATTTGCTCAAGACAGATTCAACCTGTAAAGGAAATAATAATGGGCCAAAAGTCAAAGTCAATGCAGAAAATGTAGTTTCCAAAGAACCTCCTAAAGCCTCAGCATGG CATCTTACTCTGACCCACCGTGTCCCCAAGAATAACCCTGTCCTAATCCGAAGGCGGTACAGAAATAAGCCACTTACAAATGAGGAGAGAAAACATCGTCAGAGGAAAGATAGGTTCACAAAACCAAATGCAAGTGAACGAAAG AGTCAGAGATCAAGAAAACAAGTACAGAGATACCAGTGTCTGTAA
- the LOC127871886 gene encoding uncharacterized protein LOC127871886 isoform X1, with product MYFVNLHVIGCNTHQQHFHWSIYTCLDSSHQPFDVQTTKVVSSKMAEINMQNNEDYYKTAVYNVTPRPWTLCANYKHQSSPYRFCHSPITPMLAHIATKLRTPIANKSVINIQEPIERVGTPKCWMLSQLPFTTPLLLNLLDSVQAEAVITNNTEFVDLLQLIDEEVNDQDLLKTDSTCKGNNNGPKVKVNAENVVSKEPPKASAWHLTLTHRVPKNNPVLIRRRYRNKPLTNEERKHRQRKDRFTKPNASERKSQRSRKQVQRYQCL from the exons ATGTATTTCGTAAACTTACATGTGATTGGTTGTAATACTCATCAACAACATTTTCATTGGTCAATCTACACGTGTCTCGATTCGTCCCATCAGCCTTTCGATGTTCAGACGACGAAG GTCGTGTCGTCAAAAATGGCGGAGATAAACATGCAGAATAATGAGGACTACTACAAGACAGCAGTGTATAATGTTACCCCAAGACCATGGACGCTATGCGCCAATTATAAACATCAGTCATCACCTTACAGATTTTGCCATTCACCTATTACACCAATGCTGGCACACATTGCAACTAAATTGAGGACACCTATTGCAAAcaaatctgtaataaatattcaagAACCAATAGAAAGAGTTGGCACACCTAAATG tTGGATGCTAAGCCAGTTGCCATTCACAACACCATTACTGCTAAACCTGCTGGACAGTGTTCAAGCTGAAGCTGTCATTACAAACAATACAGAGTTTGTAGATCTACTGCAACTTATAG ATGAGGAAGTAAACGATCAAGATTTGCTCAAGACAGATTCAACCTGTAAAGGAAATAATAATGGGCCAAAAGTCAAAGTCAATGCAGAAAATGTAGTTTCCAAAGAACCTCCTAAAGCCTCAGCATGG CATCTTACTCTGACCCACCGTGTCCCCAAGAATAACCCTGTCCTAATCCGAAGGCGGTACAGAAATAAGCCACTTACAAATGAGGAGAGAAAACATCGTCAGAGGAAAGATAGGTTCACAAAACCAAATGCAAGTGAACGAAAG AGTCAGAGATCAAGAAAACAAGTACAGAGATACCAGTGTCTGTAA
- the LOC127871887 gene encoding protein Churchill-like, translating to MCVSCVKVEFPDRATVCLDSGSYMLNYAGCHQCGKKQIAIVNGITTEEDEDDDEETITYEHICQGCSHVVANHEHVFRVEDGYQIYSMYCLLCGRGDDERCILPCDPNGPRTDVAELD from the exons ATGTGCGTTTCTTGTGTAAAAGTGGAGTTTCCAGATCGC GCCACAGTATGCCTCGATTCAGGCTCATACATGTTAAACTACGCAGGATGCCATCAGTGTGGTAAAAAACAGATTGCTATAGTCAATGGCATAACAACTGAGgaggatgaagatgatgatgaagaaactATAACATATGAAC ATATCTGTCAAGGTTGCAGTCATGTGGTCGCCAATCACGAGCATGTTTTTCGAGTGGAAGATGGATATCag ATATACAGCATGTACTGTTTACTATGTGGAAGAGGCGATGATGAGCGATGCATTCTACCCTGCGACCCCAATGGACCAAGAACTGATGTTGCAGAATTGGACTGA
- the LOC127871884 gene encoding inhibitor of apoptosis protein-like: MDTFTNWPQHLSQRPEQLAEAGMYYTGVDDHCRCFACDGGLRKWEPGDDPWIEHCRWFPACLYAREIKGDEFINLVQLSADQALEENGSILQDEPSGAMAALKIDDAKIEILAEKNRELLVQDMGFSIEDVKTALFELAHQGITHPDVDDIIIRLEVMNERRQLEKNLKETHVPPDPGGTFPTERLLEENQRLKSMLMCHLCHNNPVNALFLPCTHHKYCLDCTEHSDRCPDCNRTIKERVRTYMI; the protein is encoded by the exons ATGGATACTTTTACAAATTGGCCTCAACATTTGTCCCAGAGACCAGAACAGCTGGCCGAGGCAGGGATGTACTACACAG GTGTTGATGATCATTGTCGCTGCTTCGCGTGTGACGGCGGCTTGAGAAAATGGGAACCAGGAGATGATCCTTGGATAGAACACTGTCGGTGGTTCCCGGCGTGTCTTTATGCAAGAGAAATCAAGGGCGACGAGTTTATCAACCTCGTCCAACTTTCTGCCGATCAGGCCTTAgaa GAAAATGGATCAATTCTTCAAGACGAACCGAGTGGTGCTATGGCTGCTTTAAAAATCGACGATGCGAAAATTGAAATACTAGCGGAAAAAAATAGAGAACTTCTAGTTCAGGACATGGGGTTTTCTATTGAAGATGTAAAAACTGCCCTTTTTGAACTTGCCCATCAAG GCATTACTCACCCAGATGTTGATGATATAATAATTCGGCTGGAGGTTATGAATGAGAGAAGACAGCTAGAAAAAAACTTAAAGGAAACACACGTACCACCAGATCCGGGAGGTACATTTCCAACAG AACGATTACTGGAAGAAAACCAACGATTAAAGAGTATGCTAATGTGCCATTTGTGCCACAACAACCCAGTGAACGCATTGTTTCTACCCTGCACCCATCACAAGTattgtttggactgcacagaacACAGCGACAGATGTCCAGACTGTAACAGAACAATTAAGGAAAGGGTTCGCACATATATGATATGA